In the Sphingomonas sp. LM7 genome, one interval contains:
- a CDS encoding twin transmembrane helix small protein, whose protein sequence is MTFFLAALLIAAMLAVVFVLIKGLVNMAQTTTQDLEGEGPSDRALRSNKLMQQRILLQGVAIAIIALLLLLVSAKG, encoded by the coding sequence ATGACCTTTTTCCTCGCCGCCCTGCTAATCGCCGCGATGCTCGCGGTCGTCTTCGTGCTCATCAAGGGCCTGGTCAACATGGCCCAGACCACTACGCAGGACCTGGAGGGCGAAGGCCCCAGTGACCGCGCGCTGCGCTCAAACAAGCTGATGCAGCAGCGCATCCTGCTCCAGGGCGTGGCGATCGCGATCATCGCGCTGTTGCTGTTGCTGGTGTCGGCGAAGGGCTGA
- a CDS encoding glutamyl-Q tRNA(Asp) synthetase has translation MVIHTRFAPSPTGRLHLGHAFSAIQAHDFARALGGRFSLRIEDIDGTRSRPEHVEAILRDLEWLGLGWDGEVTFQSQRLDLYEAALDQLRGMGLLYPCFCTRADIAAILSAPHGPEGALYPGTCRGLAAPDLARPHSWRLDMEKALANLPLPSGAGRGPPPSGGGKGEGSATPPPALTLPPTASTPSLSHWERELTWHDTLAGWIRADPRSHGDVILARKDAPASYHLAVTIDDAGQGITHVVRGLDLFGATHVHRLLQALLGLPTPEYRHHALLTGPDGQRLAKRHGAPTLEAMRVAGEDGRALADRLRAGRLPVGFAPAKA, from the coding sequence ATGGTTATCCACACGCGATTCGCGCCGAGCCCGACGGGGCGCCTCCATCTGGGTCACGCCTTCTCAGCAATCCAGGCGCATGATTTTGCGCGCGCGCTGGGCGGCCGCTTCAGCCTGCGCATCGAGGATATCGACGGCACCCGCAGCCGCCCCGAACATGTCGAGGCGATCCTGCGCGATCTCGAATGGCTCGGGCTGGGTTGGGACGGCGAAGTCACCTTCCAGTCTCAGCGGCTGGACCTGTACGAAGCCGCGCTCGACCAACTGCGCGGCATGGGGCTGCTCTACCCCTGTTTCTGCACCCGCGCCGATATTGCCGCGATCCTGTCAGCACCGCATGGGCCGGAGGGAGCGCTATATCCAGGGACCTGCCGCGGGCTTGCAGCGCCGGACCTCGCCCGCCCGCACAGCTGGCGGCTGGATATGGAGAAGGCGCTGGCAAATCTCCCTCTCCCATCGGGAGCGGGAAGGGGTCCGCCGCCGTCAGGCGGTGGGAAGGGTGAGGGCAGCGCGACACCCCCACCTGCCCTCACCCTTCCGCCGACCGCGTCGACTCCCTCCCTCTCCCATTGGGAAAGGGAATTGACGTGGCACGATACCCTCGCAGGCTGGATCCGCGCCGATCCCCGCTCCCACGGCGACGTCATCCTCGCCCGCAAGGATGCCCCTGCCTCCTACCACCTCGCCGTCACCATCGACGACGCCGGGCAGGGCATCACCCATGTTGTCCGCGGGCTAGACTTGTTCGGGGCAACGCATGTCCACCGCCTGCTCCAGGCGCTGCTCGGCCTGCCCACGCCCGAATATCGCCATCACGCGCTGCTCACCGGCCCTGACGGCCAGCGCCTCGCCAAGCGCCACGGGGCGCCGACGCTCGAGGCGATGCGCGTAGCCGGCGAGGACGGGCGGGCGCTTGCCGATCGTTTGCGCGCAGGGCGGCTTCCAGTTGGCTTCGCGCCGGCAAAGGCGTAG
- a CDS encoding HNH endonuclease, whose product MYHPDLIRHPDSCPALVLNADYTPLSYYPLSVWPWQTAIKALFLDRVDVVSFYEREVRSPSARLKLPSVIALKQYVRPSQFPAFTRFNLFLRDKFSCQYCGTQRDLTFDHVIPRAQGGRTTWENVATACAPCNLKKGGRTPKQAAMPLHIEPIRPTSWHLQEHGRRFPPNYLHQTWRDWLYWDVELEA is encoded by the coding sequence ATGTACCATCCCGATCTGATCCGTCATCCGGACAGTTGCCCCGCGCTTGTGCTCAACGCCGATTACACGCCGCTCAGTTATTATCCACTCAGCGTGTGGCCGTGGCAGACTGCGATCAAGGCGCTGTTCCTCGATCGGGTGGACGTTGTCTCCTTCTACGAACGCGAAGTGCGAAGTCCCAGCGCGAGGCTGAAGCTTCCTTCGGTCATCGCGCTCAAGCAATATGTTAGACCGTCCCAATTCCCTGCCTTCACGCGCTTCAACCTGTTCCTTCGCGACAAGTTTTCCTGCCAATATTGCGGGACCCAGCGCGACCTTACCTTCGACCATGTCATTCCCCGCGCGCAAGGCGGACGCACTACCTGGGAAAATGTCGCCACCGCCTGCGCGCCGTGCAACCTCAAAAAAGGCGGGCGAACCCCGAAACAGGCGGCGATGCCGCTCCATATCGAGCCGATCCGCCCGACCAGCTGGCATCTCCAGGAACATGGCCGGCGCTTTCCGCCCAATTATCTCCACCAGACCTGGCGCGACTGGCTCTATTGGGATGTCGAGCTCGAAGCCTGA
- a CDS encoding transglycosylase domain-containing protein, producing the protein MARDPGSSDMRFPLRRPTETGDAPEVRAWRPTRADPPPPLAVTPELPKPEPTQPRFAPDPVWRPAPPAPPPPPPPPPSGEGPGPDAGDASLPAVRKRFRFRWRWVSWGVAGFILLFVLAVAWLALTAPLSKSLQPPAPPSITLLSAEGKPIARRGADIAAPVDVSKLPDHVAEAFVAIEDRRFFGHMGVDPRGIARAFFHNATSDGGSQGGSTITQQLAKNAFLTSDRTMTRKMREVMIAFWLEAWLTKEEILSRYLSNVYFGDNVYGLRAAANHYFSVEPERLTLSQASLLAGLVKAPSRLAPTGNLKGARDRQKLVIGAMVASGALTEAEAARVRPAVLKVSKDKELPSGTYFADWVLPEARDRAGGVATEQTVKTTLEMNLQQHAERAVRGAGLRKTQIALVAMRPDGRVVAMVGGKNYRESPFNRATQARRQPGSTFKLFVYLAALRSGMTPDTLVDDSPVTIGDWSPTNSDRRYAGKITLRQAFAKSSNVVAARLTNEIGVGRVIRAARDLGISTPIANEASIALGTSSVSLLELTAAYAAVANGSYPVRPRGLDDAESADDWLAARLGSATRMPGGQLEDLRSMLGTVVTSGTGRSAALSIPAFGKTGTTQDARDAWFIGYAGDLVAAVWIGNDDNSPIPGLSGGGIPARVWRDFMVRALGVSLPPPPPVEEEYENETTLDDVLNSVGAFVEGSGIETDVLGPRDRPFPPDEEEFPVEDEQRPPPRGSGRRGEEGN; encoded by the coding sequence ATGGCCCGTGACCCCGGCTCGAGCGACATGCGCTTTCCGCTTCGGCGCCCGACGGAAACGGGGGACGCGCCCGAGGTGCGGGCGTGGCGTCCGACGCGCGCCGATCCGCCGCCGCCGCTGGCAGTGACGCCCGAGCTGCCGAAGCCCGAACCAACGCAGCCCAGATTCGCGCCCGACCCGGTATGGCGTCCGGCGCCGCCGGCACCGCCGCCGCCGCCGCCACCACCGCCGTCGGGAGAAGGTCCTGGGCCTGACGCGGGCGATGCCAGTCTTCCGGCGGTCCGCAAGCGCTTCCGCTTTCGCTGGCGCTGGGTGAGCTGGGGCGTTGCCGGGTTCATCCTGTTGTTCGTGCTGGCGGTGGCGTGGCTCGCGCTGACCGCGCCGCTTTCCAAGTCGCTTCAGCCGCCGGCGCCGCCGTCGATCACCTTGCTCTCCGCCGAGGGCAAGCCGATCGCGCGGCGGGGGGCCGATATCGCCGCGCCAGTCGATGTCTCCAAGCTCCCCGACCATGTCGCCGAGGCGTTTGTCGCGATCGAGGACCGGCGCTTCTTCGGACATATGGGCGTCGATCCGCGCGGGATCGCGCGTGCGTTTTTCCACAATGCGACCAGCGACGGCGGCTCGCAGGGCGGCAGCACGATCACCCAGCAGCTCGCCAAGAATGCGTTCCTGACCTCCGACCGGACGATGACCCGGAAGATGCGCGAAGTGATGATCGCCTTCTGGCTCGAGGCGTGGCTGACCAAGGAAGAGATTCTCTCGCGCTACCTGTCGAACGTCTATTTCGGCGACAATGTCTATGGTCTGCGCGCCGCGGCGAACCACTATTTCAGCGTCGAACCCGAGCGGTTGACGCTGAGCCAGGCGTCGCTGCTCGCGGGGCTGGTCAAGGCGCCGAGCCGGCTCGCGCCGACGGGCAATCTCAAGGGCGCGCGCGATCGCCAGAAGCTGGTGATCGGCGCGATGGTCGCCAGCGGCGCGCTCACCGAGGCCGAGGCGGCGCGCGTGCGCCCGGCGGTGCTCAAGGTGAGCAAGGACAAGGAACTGCCGAGCGGCACCTATTTTGCCGATTGGGTGCTGCCCGAGGCGCGCGACCGCGCCGGCGGCGTCGCGACCGAGCAGACGGTCAAGACCACGCTCGAGATGAACCTCCAGCAGCATGCCGAACGCGCGGTGCGCGGCGCGGGGTTGCGGAAAACGCAGATCGCACTGGTGGCGATGCGGCCCGACGGGCGCGTCGTCGCGATGGTCGGCGGCAAGAATTATCGCGAGAGCCCGTTCAACCGCGCCACCCAGGCGCGACGCCAGCCGGGATCGACCTTCAAGCTGTTCGTCTATCTCGCGGCGTTGCGCTCGGGGATGACGCCCGACACGCTGGTCGACGATTCGCCGGTGACGATCGGCGACTGGTCGCCGACGAACAGCGACCGCCGCTATGCCGGCAAGATCACGCTGCGCCAGGCATTCGCCAAGTCGAGCAACGTCGTCGCGGCGCGGCTGACCAACGAGATTGGCGTCGGCCGGGTGATTCGTGCGGCGCGCGACCTGGGCATCTCGACGCCGATCGCCAATGAGGCGTCGATCGCGCTCGGTACGTCGAGCGTGTCGCTGCTCGAACTGACTGCCGCTTATGCTGCGGTGGCCAATGGCAGCTATCCGGTGCGCCCGCGCGGGCTCGACGATGCCGAGAGCGCCGATGACTGGCTCGCCGCGCGGCTGGGCTCGGCGACGCGCATGCCCGGCGGGCAGCTCGAGGATCTGCGCTCGATGCTCGGCACAGTGGTGACTTCGGGCACCGGGCGCAGCGCGGCGCTGTCGATCCCCGCCTTCGGCAAGACCGGGACGACGCAGGACGCGCGCGACGCGTGGTTCATCGGCTATGCCGGCGATCTGGTCGCCGCGGTATGGATCGGCAACGACGATAATTCGCCGATCCCGGGCCTGTCGGGCGGCGGCATCCCGGCACGGGTGTGGCGCGACTTCATGGTCCGCGCGCTCGGCGTCTCGCTGCCCCCGCCGCCGCCGGTGGAAGAGGAATATGAGAACGAGACGACGCTCGACGACGTGCTCAACAGCGTCGGCGCATTCGTCGAAGGATCGGGGATCGAGACCGACGTACTCGGCCCGCGCGACCGGCCGTTCCCGCCCGACGAGGAGGAATTTCCAGTGGAGGACGAACAGCGCCCGCCGCCGCGCGGCAGCGGCCGTCGCGGCGAGGAGGGGAATTGA
- a CDS encoding low specificity L-threonine aldolase, producing MRFFSDNAAPVCPQVLDALVRANTLDTAYDGDRWSQQLDGAFSNLFGTQVRALWVPSGTSANALALAALCPPHGSVVCHRDAHIQNDECGAPEFYTHGAKLLLADGPGAKLTPETLAAALAPIRNDVHQVQPHAVSITNATEYGLVYTPDQVAAISAVAKARGLGLHMDGARFANAVAHLGCAPGDVTWRAGVDVLSFGFVKNGGMSAEALIFFKPELADATLYRRKRAGLLLSKGRYLAVQLLAMLEGDLWLANARAANAGARLLAEAAGDRLVHPVEANEVFLKANPDEAASLRALGFDFYDWAPGEVRLVTSWDQREEAIRPLADAIAAL from the coding sequence ATGCGCTTCTTTTCCGACAATGCCGCCCCGGTCTGCCCGCAGGTGCTCGACGCGCTGGTTCGCGCCAACACCCTCGACACTGCCTATGACGGCGATCGCTGGTCGCAGCAGCTGGACGGCGCCTTTTCCAATTTGTTCGGCACGCAGGTCCGCGCGCTGTGGGTGCCTTCGGGCACGTCGGCCAATGCGCTGGCGCTCGCTGCGCTCTGCCCGCCGCACGGCAGCGTGGTCTGCCATCGCGACGCGCATATCCAGAACGACGAATGCGGCGCGCCCGAATTCTATACGCACGGCGCCAAGCTGCTGCTCGCCGACGGGCCGGGCGCCAAGCTGACTCCGGAAACGCTGGCCGCGGCGCTCGCGCCGATCCGCAACGACGTCCATCAGGTCCAGCCGCACGCCGTCTCGATCACCAACGCGACCGAATATGGGCTGGTCTATACGCCTGACCAGGTCGCGGCGATTTCGGCCGTCGCCAAGGCGCGCGGGCTGGGTCTGCATATGGACGGCGCGCGCTTTGCAAATGCCGTCGCGCACCTCGGCTGCGCGCCCGGCGACGTCACCTGGCGCGCCGGCGTGGATGTGCTGAGCTTCGGCTTCGTCAAGAATGGCGGGATGAGCGCCGAGGCACTGATCTTCTTCAAACCCGAGCTCGCCGACGCGACGCTGTATCGCCGCAAGCGCGCCGGGCTGCTGCTGTCCAAGGGGCGGTATCTCGCCGTGCAGCTGCTCGCGATGCTGGAGGGCGATCTGTGGCTCGCCAATGCCCGCGCCGCCAATGCCGGCGCGCGATTGCTTGCCGAAGCGGCGGGCGATCGGCTGGTCCATCCGGTCGAGGCCAATGAAGTGTTCCTCAAGGCGAATCCCGACGAAGCTGCGTCGCTGCGTGCGCTCGGTTTCGACTTCTACGATTGGGCGCCGGGTGAAGTGCGGCTGGTGACCTCGTGGGACCAGCGCGAAGAGGCGATCCGGCCGCTGGCGGACGCGATCGCCGCGCTGTGA
- a CDS encoding DMT family transporter — protein sequence MAEPPVEKVSPRSARLDVILPFLVVTLIWGSTWIVIRDQLSVVPPSWSVSYRFIVAGVVILAWGLLRGDSLRLDARGWAFAVALGFAQFVLNFNFVYRAEQHITSGVVAIVYALLLVPNAILARIFLGQLMGRQLLIGSAVAMAGVALLFVHEARLSDAGPQAALLGIGIALLGVLSASVANVMQAMKTAKAYPMAATLGWAMLTGAAIDAVFAWATVGPPVIEMRWSYIAGTLYLGVLGSALAFTIYFQLIRTIGPAKAAYTSVLIPVIAMLLSTIYEGYRWSALAAAGAVLVLAGLVLALKARRPNR from the coding sequence ATCGCCGAGCCGCCGGTAGAGAAGGTCTCGCCACGCTCGGCGCGGCTCGACGTGATCCTGCCGTTTCTCGTCGTCACGTTGATCTGGGGATCGACCTGGATCGTGATCCGCGACCAGCTCTCGGTAGTGCCGCCCAGCTGGTCGGTGAGCTATCGCTTCATCGTGGCGGGGGTGGTGATCCTCGCCTGGGGATTGTTGCGCGGCGATTCGCTGCGGCTCGATGCGCGGGGGTGGGCGTTCGCGGTGGCGCTGGGGTTCGCGCAGTTCGTGCTCAATTTCAACTTCGTCTACCGCGCCGAGCAGCACATCACTTCGGGTGTGGTGGCGATCGTCTATGCGCTGTTGCTGGTGCCCAATGCGATCCTCGCGCGGATCTTCCTCGGCCAGCTGATGGGGCGCCAGCTGCTGATCGGATCGGCGGTGGCGATGGCCGGAGTGGCGCTGTTGTTCGTCCATGAGGCGCGACTGAGCGATGCCGGACCGCAGGCGGCGTTGCTCGGCATCGGCATCGCGCTGCTGGGGGTGCTCTCCGCCTCGGTCGCCAATGTCATGCAGGCGATGAAGACTGCCAAGGCCTATCCGATGGCGGCAACGCTCGGCTGGGCGATGCTGACCGGCGCGGCGATCGATGCCGTCTTCGCCTGGGCGACGGTGGGACCGCCGGTGATCGAGATGCGCTGGAGCTATATCGCGGGGACGCTCTATCTTGGCGTGCTCGGCTCGGCGCTTGCCTTCACGATCTATTTCCAGCTGATCCGCACGATCGGCCCGGCCAAGGCGGCCTATACCAGCGTGCTCATTCCGGTGATCGCGATGCTGCTTTCGACGATCTACGAAGGCTATCGCTGGTCGGCGCTTGCCGCAGCCGGCGCGGTGCTGGTGCTGGCGGGGCTGGTGCTGGCGCTCAAGGCGCGCAGGCCCAATCGATAG
- a CDS encoding SDR family oxidoreductase translates to MRLLIFGQGYTGSALARHLAPGGWRIASVTRDGRGDSIAVADTDRVAFEISHATHIVSTVAPGESDPILAAFGPQLAEARGWLGYLSSTGVYGDTNGAWVDETAPTGTGRRTARAEADAAWLALGARVFRLPGIYGPGRSPLERAARGEAARIHVPGQVFSRIHLDDIIAGLAAGFDAPRGAYNLSDDLPAPQSDVIAYACQLLGIALPPLVPLGQADLSPQARGFYSENRRVANGKAKRVLGWRPRFADYRLGLRALSASTSPASTSTAPAAASADQR, encoded by the coding sequence ATGCGCCTGCTGATCTTCGGCCAGGGCTATACCGGCAGCGCACTCGCGCGGCATCTCGCCCCGGGCGGCTGGCGGATCGCGTCCGTTACGCGCGACGGACGCGGCGACAGCATCGCCGTTGCCGATACAGATCGCGTCGCGTTCGAGATCAGCCACGCCACGCATATCGTCTCGACGGTGGCGCCCGGCGAAAGCGATCCGATCCTCGCCGCCTTCGGCCCGCAACTCGCCGAAGCGCGCGGCTGGCTAGGCTATCTCTCCTCGACCGGAGTCTATGGCGACACAAACGGTGCCTGGGTCGATGAGACTGCGCCTACCGGCACCGGCCGCCGCACCGCGCGGGCCGAGGCCGATGCAGCGTGGCTGGCGCTCGGGGCACGCGTGTTCCGCCTTCCCGGCATCTACGGCCCCGGCCGCTCGCCGCTGGAGCGCGCCGCGCGGGGCGAGGCGGCGCGGATCCATGTCCCCGGCCAGGTCTTCAGCCGCATCCATCTCGACGACATCATCGCGGGGCTAGCCGCGGGGTTCGACGCGCCGCGCGGCGCCTACAACCTCTCCGACGACCTGCCGGCGCCGCAAAGCGACGTGATCGCCTATGCGTGCCAGCTGCTCGGCATCGCGCTGCCGCCGCTCGTCCCGCTCGGCCAGGCCGATCTCAGCCCGCAGGCGCGTGGCTTCTATTCGGAGAATCGCCGCGTCGCGAACGGCAAGGCGAAGCGCGTGCTCGGCTGGCGGCCGCGCTTCGCGGACTATCGATTGGGCCTGCGCGCCTTGAGCGCCAGCACCAGCCCCGCCAGCACCAGCACCGCGCCGGCTGCGGCAAGCGCCGACCAGCGATAG
- a CDS encoding M20/M25/M40 family metallo-hydrolase: MSLPRSPFTLPSSLGRKIFLAALLFAFPASAQQLPPEQAALKAHVQFLASDSLRGREAGTRDYDIAAEYVAAQMEGIGLKPGGEQGWLQPVGLVTYRPAKKAKWTLTRGGTAIPLQFGIDFVNQGIPTTPDFTAEGQVVFAGYGLVYPEGKRDDYRGLDVRGKIVALYAGVPAGLPDDVAAHLGDDDQKARLAQARGAKAVIILESIERRAEFPIEAMAPYYNYERTSWVAPDGKAHSVAPGAPVVGYVGQAGAEKLFAGSRIKWRDVLGAERRGTRLPTGPLVGTLKLAASTRVATKRSSNVVGILEGSDAALRSEYLVVSAHLDHVGVGEPEKGDRIYNGAMDNAAGIATMLEVARTFQASGQRPRRSILFVALTAEEKGLVGSSYFAAQPGLPTGSSLVADINLDMPILTFAMQDIVVLGGERSSLGATYAAAAATEGLKVVPDPAPEEMFFIRSDHYSFVQAGIPAVSIDTGPGGPGAAAQQDFLANHYHKPSDDMALPIDWATAVKFTRVNYAAARAVADADARPRWNKGDFFGVQFGGHGAR, from the coding sequence ATGAGCCTGCCGCGCAGCCCCTTCACCTTGCCCTCCTCCCTAGGGAGGAAAATTTTCCTCGCCGCATTGCTCTTCGCGTTCCCGGCCTCCGCCCAGCAACTTCCCCCCGAACAGGCGGCGCTGAAGGCGCATGTCCAGTTCCTCGCGTCGGACTCGTTGCGCGGGCGCGAGGCGGGGACGCGCGACTATGACATCGCCGCCGAGTATGTCGCCGCGCAGATGGAAGGAATAGGGCTCAAGCCCGGCGGCGAGCAGGGCTGGCTCCAGCCGGTCGGCCTCGTCACCTATCGCCCGGCCAAAAAGGCGAAATGGACGCTTACCCGCGGCGGCACTGCGATCCCGCTCCAGTTCGGCATCGACTTCGTCAACCAGGGCATCCCGACCACGCCGGACTTCACTGCCGAGGGGCAAGTCGTCTTCGCCGGCTATGGCCTGGTCTATCCCGAGGGCAAGCGCGACGATTATCGCGGGCTCGACGTGCGCGGCAAGATCGTCGCGCTCTATGCCGGCGTGCCCGCCGGGCTGCCCGACGACGTCGCCGCGCATCTGGGGGACGATGACCAGAAGGCGCGGCTCGCCCAGGCCCGCGGCGCCAAGGCCGTGATCATCCTCGAATCGATCGAGCGCCGCGCCGAATTCCCGATCGAGGCGATGGCGCCCTATTACAACTACGAGCGCACCAGCTGGGTCGCCCCCGACGGCAAGGCGCATAGCGTCGCCCCCGGCGCACCGGTGGTCGGCTATGTCGGGCAGGCGGGCGCCGAGAAGCTGTTCGCCGGCTCGCGGATCAAGTGGCGCGACGTGCTCGGCGCCGAACGCCGCGGCACCCGGCTGCCCACCGGCCCGCTGGTCGGCACGCTCAAGCTGGCGGCGAGCACCCGCGTCGCCACGAAGCGCAGCAGCAACGTCGTCGGAATCCTCGAAGGCTCGGACGCTGCGCTCAGGAGCGAATATCTCGTGGTCTCGGCGCATCTCGACCATGTCGGCGTCGGTGAGCCGGAAAAGGGCGACAGGATCTACAACGGCGCGATGGACAATGCCGCGGGCATCGCGACGATGCTCGAAGTCGCCCGCACCTTCCAGGCATCGGGCCAGCGCCCGCGCCGGTCGATCCTGTTCGTCGCGCTCACCGCCGAGGAGAAGGGGCTGGTCGGCTCCAGCTATTTCGCCGCGCAGCCCGGCCTGCCCACGGGCAGCAGCCTGGTCGCCGACATCAATCTCGACATGCCGATCCTCACTTTCGCGATGCAGGACATCGTGGTGCTGGGCGGCGAGCGATCGAGCCTCGGCGCGACCTATGCCGCGGCGGCGGCGACGGAGGGACTGAAAGTCGTCCCCGACCCCGCGCCCGAGGAGATGTTCTTCATCCGATCGGACCATTACAGCTTCGTCCAGGCGGGCATCCCCGCCGTGTCGATCGATACCGGCCCCGGCGGACCCGGCGCGGCGGCGCAGCAGGACTTCCTCGCCAATCACTATCACAAGCCCTCGGACGACATGGCGCTACCGATCGACTGGGCGACGGCAGTGAAATTCACCCGAGTCAATTATGCCGCGGCGCGCGCCGTCGCTGATGCCGACGCGCGGCCGCGCTGGAACAAGGGCGATTTCTTCGGCGTCCAGTTCGGCGGCCATGGCGCGCGCTGA
- a CDS encoding M28 family metallopeptidase, giving the protein MMRTSLLLLPLLFATPALAQELPPAEAALKAHVAFLASDAMRGRDTGSNELAVAEQYVAAQMLAAGLKPGAANGAWLQPVPLVSFKGADHGTLTLTRGATTTTLEWGKDFVARSNAREATLVLSAPVVFAGYGVIDRATGHDDYKGLDVKGKIVAVLRDAPQSLQSEVRAHLSQPEEQARTAAERGAVGVILIEGNTRHAVFPFEASIGYWNSSSMTWADPDGRAHAQGPSAPAFAYVGMVGAEKLFAGSKIKWPDVLAADKAGRKLPTGALGVVAQGTANTEIKTLTANNVVGLLEGSDPALKGEYVVISAHLDHVGVGKPDAKGDTIYNGAMDNAVGTAAMLEVAKAFTATGKRPRRSILFVAVTAEEKGLVGSDYFAANPTVPKGSIVADVNLDMPVLTYKFEDLVAYGADRTSIGPTVAAVAGAEGLKLTPDPAPEQASFVRSDHYSFVRAGIPAVSLEPGPGGPGKAAIEEFGEKHYHQPSDEVSLIDFSQGVRFVKLNYAIARALAGADQRPLWNKGDFFGTLYGGPGAK; this is encoded by the coding sequence ATGATGCGTACCTCCCTGCTCCTTCTCCCCCTCCTCTTCGCCACGCCGGCCCTCGCGCAGGAACTCCCCCCGGCCGAGGCCGCGCTCAAGGCGCATGTCGCCTTTCTCGCTTCGGACGCGATGCGGGGGCGCGATACGGGCTCGAACGAACTCGCCGTCGCCGAGCAATATGTCGCCGCGCAGATGCTCGCCGCCGGGCTCAAGCCCGGCGCAGCGAACGGCGCATGGCTCCAGCCGGTGCCGCTGGTGTCGTTCAAGGGCGCCGATCACGGCACGCTGACGCTCACCCGCGGTGCGACCACGACCACGCTCGAATGGGGCAAGGACTTCGTCGCCCGATCGAACGCGCGCGAGGCGACGCTCGTGCTGTCGGCGCCGGTGGTGTTTGCCGGCTATGGCGTGATCGACCGCGCCACCGGCCATGACGACTACAAGGGCCTCGACGTGAAGGGGAAGATCGTCGCGGTGCTGCGCGATGCCCCGCAATCGCTGCAGAGCGAAGTCCGCGCGCATCTGAGCCAGCCCGAGGAACAGGCCCGCACCGCCGCCGAACGCGGCGCAGTCGGCGTGATCCTGATCGAGGGCAACACCCGCCACGCCGTCTTCCCGTTCGAGGCGAGCATCGGCTATTGGAACAGCTCGAGCATGACTTGGGCCGATCCCGATGGCCGGGCGCATGCGCAGGGGCCGAGCGCCCCCGCCTTTGCCTATGTCGGCATGGTCGGCGCCGAAAAGCTGTTCGCCGGCTCGAAGATCAAATGGCCCGATGTCCTCGCCGCCGACAAGGCAGGCAGGAAACTCCCGACCGGCGCGCTCGGCGTGGTCGCCCAGGGCACCGCCAACACCGAGATCAAGACGCTCACCGCCAACAATGTCGTCGGTCTGCTCGAAGGATCGGACCCGGCGCTGAAGGGCGAATATGTCGTGATCTCCGCCCATCTCGATCACGTCGGCGTCGGCAAGCCCGATGCGAAGGGCGACACGATCTACAATGGCGCGATGGACAATGCCGTCGGCACTGCCGCGATGCTCGAAGTGGCGAAGGCATTCACTGCCACCGGCAAGCGCCCGCGCCGCTCGATCCTGTTCGTCGCGGTCACTGCGGAGGAAAAGGGCCTGGTCGGTTCGGATTATTTCGCTGCCAACCCGACCGTGCCCAAGGGCAGCATCGTCGCCGACGTCAATCTCGACATGCCGGTGCTCACCTACAAGTTCGAGGATCTGGTCGCCTATGGCGCCGATCGCACCAGCATCGGGCCGACGGTGGCGGCGGTCGCCGGCGCCGAGGGGCTGAAGCTGACGCCCGATCCGGCGCCCGAACAGGCCAGCTTCGTGCGCTCCGACCATTACAGCTTCGTCCGCGCCGGCATTCCCGCGGTGTCGCTCGAGCCCGGCCCGGGTGGCCCGGGCAAGGCGGCGATCGAGGAATTCGGCGAGAAGCATTATCACCAGCCGTCGGACGAGGTGAGCCTCATCGATTTCAGCCAGGGCGTCCGCTTCGTGAAGCTCAACTATGCGATCGCCCGCGCGCTCGCCGGTGCCGACCAGCGTCCGCTGTGGAACAAGGGCGATTTCTTCGGGACGCTGTACGGCGGCCCGGGCGCGAAATGA